The nucleotide sequence TCGCATGTCGCCTGGGCGAGTTACGAGCGCGGCCTATGAGCCCGGCCGCACCGCGCACGGTGCACATCGTGATGCCCGGCGCCGTGGCCGATCCGGCCGCGCCGAGCGGCGGCAACGTCTACGACCGGCGGATCTGCCGGGATCTGCCCGGCGCCGGCTGGCAGGTCGAGGAGCACGCGGTCGCGGGCGACTGGCCCCAGCCCGGCCCCGCCGCCCGCGCCGAGCTGACCCGGATCCTGGCCGGGCTGGCGGACGGCACGGCCGTCCTGCTCGACGGGCTGGTCGCCTGTGCGCTCCCCTACATCGTCGTCCCGCAGGCCCAGCGGCTGCGGCTGGCGGTGCTGGTGCATCTGCCGCTGGGCGACGAGACGGGGATGGCCCCCGGCCGGGCCGCGGAGCTGACGGCGCTGGAGGGCCGGACGCTGCGCTCGGTGCGGGCGGTGGTGGCCACCAGCGCATGGGCGGCCGGGCGGCTGGTGGATCTGCACGGGCTGGTGCCCGACCGGGTCCATGTGGCGGCGCCCGGCGCCGATATCGCGCCCCTCGCCTCCTCGGGCGGCGCGGGCTCACGGCTGCTGTGCGTGGCCTCGGTGACCCCGCGCAAGGGGCAGCTGCGGCTGGTGGAGGCGCTCGCGGACATCCCGGATCTGCCCTGGACCTGCGACTGCGTGGGATCCCTGGACCAGGACCCGGAGTACACCGCCCGGCTCCGGGAGCTGATCGAGAAGCTGGGCGTGGGCGACCGGGTGCGGCTGCTCGGCCCGAAGACCGGCGCCGAGCTGGACGCCGGTTACGCGGGTGCCGACGCGATGGTGCTCGCCTCGTACGCCGAGACCTACGGCATGGCGGTGACCGAGGCGCTCGCCCGGGGGATCCCGGTGCTGGCCACGGCCGTCGGCGGGGTTCCGGAGGCCATCGGGCAGGCACCCGACGGCAGGGTGCCGGGCATGCTCATCGACCCGGACGACCCCGGGGCGCTCACGGCGGCGCTGCGCCGCTGGCTGGGCGATCCCGGTATACGCCGCCGGCTGACCGCCGCCGCGCACGAGCGGCGCACCGCGCTGGCCGGGTGGGAGAACACCACCCGGAACCTGGCCGGTGCGCTGGAAGAGCTTCGAGACGAACCGCGGAGGGCCGCGTGAAGACGACCGACGTACCGCGTTACACCCCCGACTGGCTGGAGCTGCGGGAGAGCGCCGACGCGGCGGCCCGCTCCCCCGAACTCATCGAGGAGCTCCGCCCCCGGCTGTCCGGCCCGCCGCTGGTGATTCACGATCTGGGCTGCGGCACCGGCTCCATGGGGCGCTGGCTGGCGCCCCGGCTGAGCGGCCCACAACTGTGGATCCTGCACGACCGCGACCCCGATCTGCTGGACCGGGCGGCCCTGCGGATGCCCCGGGCGGCCACCGACGGCAGCCGCATCGCCATCGCGACGGCGCGTGGCGACCTCGCCCGGCTGACCGCGAGCACGCTGGACGGCGCCTCGCTGGTGACGGCGTCCGCGCTGCTGGACGTGCTCACCGCCGAGGAGGTGGACGGGATCGCCGCGGCCTGCGCCGCGGCGGAGTGCCCGGCGCTGCTGGCGCTGTCCGTGGTGGGGCGGGTCGAGATCACCCCGGCCGATCCGCTGGACGCGGAGATCACCGAGGCGTTCAACGCCCATCAGCGGCGCGGCGATCTGGTGGGCCCCGACGCGATGGCGGTCGCCTCCGAGACGTTCGCCCGCTACGGCGCGACGGTACGGACCCACGCCAGCCCCTGGACGCTCGGCGCCGACCACGCCGCGCTGACGGCCGAGTGGCTGCGGGGCTGGGTGGGCGCGGCCGTGGAGCACCGGCCGGAGCTGGCCGGGCGCGCCGAGGCGTATCTGCGCCGCCGGCTGGCGATCGCGGCGACGGGCGCGCTGCGGGTGGTGGTGCACCACCGGGATCTGCTGGCGCTGCCCGCGTCCCGCACGCTGGGGGCGGCCGCGTGACCGGCGCGCTGCGGGCCCGGCTCGGGGCGGTCGCGGGCGTCGCCATCCTCGGGGTGGTGCTGTGGCGGCTGGGCACCGGGGCCTTCGTGGACGGCCTGCACACCATCGACGGCCTCACCCTGCTGGCGGCGCTCGGTCTCGGCCTGCTCACCACGGTCTTCAGCGCATGGCGCTGGTGTCTGGTGGCGCGGGGGCTGCGGATCCGGCTGCCGCTGGGTCCGGCCGTCGCCGACTACTACCGCGCGCTGTTCCTCAACGCCGCGCTGCCCGGTGGGGTCCTCGGCGATGTGCATCGCGCGGTGCGGCACGGGCGGGACGCGGGGGATGTCGGCCGGGGCGTACGCGCGGTGGTGCTGGAGCGGGTCGCGGGCCAGGTGGTGCTGATCGCGGTGGGGGTGGCGATCCTGCTGGCCCACCCCTCCCTGGCCGTGGAGCAGTTGGGCCGGCTGGTCGGCGGTCTCGGCTCCCCGATGGCCTGGGCGGCGGTGCTCGCGGGGTGTGTCGCGCTGCTCGTCACCGTGGCCGTCCGGCGCCGCCGCCGCGCGGCGCCGGTGGCCGCGCGGCGGCGGGGCGCGGTCCGCGGCGCGCTGACCGAGGCGCGCCGCGGGCTGCTGGCCCGGGGGAGCTGGCCGGGGGTGGTGGTCTCCTCGGTCGTGGTGCTGGCCGGGCATCTG is from Streptomyces hygroscopicus and encodes:
- a CDS encoding trans-aconitate methyltransferase; translation: MKTTDVPRYTPDWLELRESADAAARSPELIEELRPRLSGPPLVIHDLGCGTGSMGRWLAPRLSGPQLWILHDRDPDLLDRAALRMPRAATDGSRIAIATARGDLARLTASTLDGASLVTASALLDVLTAEEVDGIAAACAAAECPALLALSVVGRVEITPADPLDAEITEAFNAHQRRGDLVGPDAMAVASETFARYGATVRTHASPWTLGADHAALTAEWLRGWVGAAVEHRPELAGRAEAYLRRRLAIAATGALRVVVHHRDLLALPASRTLGAAA
- a CDS encoding glycosyl transferase, with the translated sequence MSPAAPRTVHIVMPGAVADPAAPSGGNVYDRRICRDLPGAGWQVEEHAVAGDWPQPGPAARAELTRILAGLADGTAVLLDGLVACALPYIVVPQAQRLRLAVLVHLPLGDETGMAPGRAAELTALEGRTLRSVRAVVATSAWAAGRLVDLHGLVPDRVHVAAPGADIAPLASSGGAGSRLLCVASVTPRKGQLRLVEALADIPDLPWTCDCVGSLDQDPEYTARLRELIEKLGVGDRVRLLGPKTGAELDAGYAGADAMVLASYAETYGMAVTEALARGIPVLATAVGGVPEAIGQAPDGRVPGMLIDPDDPGALTAALRRWLGDPGIRRRLTAAAHERRTALAGWENTTRNLAGALEELRDEPRRAA